One window of the Micropterus dolomieu isolate WLL.071019.BEF.003 ecotype Adirondacks linkage group LG08, ASM2129224v1, whole genome shotgun sequence genome contains the following:
- the LOC123974593 gene encoding charged multivesicular body protein 4b-like: protein MSLFGKIFGGGGKGAKGPSPQEAIQKLRETEEMLTKKQEFLEKKIEQELQIAKKNGTKNKRAALQALKRKKRYEKQLAQIDGTLSTIEFQREALENANTNTEVLKNMGYAAKAMKSAHENMDIDKVDDLMQDITEQQELAQEISDAISKPVGFGEEFDEDELLAELDELEQEELDKNLLEIGGSENVPLPNVPSTSLPARPAKKEEDEDDMEDLQRWAMEAM from the exons ATGTCGTTGTTTGGTAAGATatttggaggaggaggaaaaggggcAAAGGGACCGAGCCCACAGGAGGCGATCCAGAAACTCCGAGAGACGGAGGAGATGCTAACGAAGAAACAGGAATTTCTAGAGAAAAAGATCGAGCAGGAGCTGCAAATTGCCAAAAAGAACGGCACGAAAAACAAACGAG cGGCTCTGCAGGccttgaaaagaaagaagcggTATGAGAAGCAGCTCGCCCAGATTGACGGCACATTGTCAACCATCGAGTTCCAGAGAGAGGCTCTGGAGAACGCCAATACCAACACTGAAGTGCTCAAGAATATGGGCTACGCTGCCAAGGCTATGAAATCTGCCCATGAAAACAT GGACATTGACAAGGTGGACGACCTGATGCAGGACATTACAGAGCAGCAGGAGCTGGCCCAGGAAATCTCTGACGCCATCTCCAAACCTGTCGGCTTTGGAGAGGAGTTTGATGAA GATGAACTGCTGGCGGAGCTGGATGAGCTAGAACAGGAGGAGCTGGACAAAAACCTGCTGGAGATCGGGGGATCAGAAAATGTCCCCCTCCCCAACGTGCCTTCTACTTCATTACCTGCCAGACCTG CCAAGaaagaggaggacgaggacgacATGGAGGACCTGCAGCGCTGGGCGATGGAAGCCATGTAA
- the LOC123974592 gene encoding vesicle-associated membrane protein-associated protein B/C-like isoform X1, with amino-acid sequence MARPEQVLVLEPQHELKFRGPFTDVVTATLKLTNPTDRNVCFKVKTTAPRRYCVRPNSGIIDSGTSINVSVMLQPFDYDPNEKSKHKFMVQSMLAPYDMTDMEGVWKEAKPEELMDSKLRCAFEMPLENDKTHESESNKTVSSSASSVKTEHSALPKSASASLDDGEVKKIMEECKRLQMEVQRLREENKQIRDDDGLHKRKVTSLGTPHSSSMATSAMRDEGLSTRVLAFCVLFFVFGVIIGKLAL; translated from the exons ATGGCCAGACCAGAACAAGTCCTGGTGCTAGAGCCACAACACGAACTGAAATTCAGAG GCCCATTTACAGATGTCGTCACTGCCACTCTGAAACTCACCAACCCCACAGatagaaatgtgtgtttcaaAGTCAAGACAACCGCACCTCGCAGATACTGTGTGCGCCCAAACAGTGGCATCATTGACTCTGGCACCTCCATCAATGTCTCTG ttaTGCTACAGCCGTTTGACTACGACCCCAATGAAAAGAGTAAACACAAATTCATGGTGCAGTCCATGCTGGCCCCATACGATATGACTGACATGGAAGGAGTT TGGAAGGAGGCAAAACCTGAAGAGCTGATGGATTCAAAATTGAGATGTGCATTTGAGATGCCTCTAGAAAATGACAAAACT CATGAGAGTGAAAGCAACAAAACTGTgtcttcctctgcctcctctgtTAAGACTGAGCACTCCGCGCTGCCCAAGTCAGCCAGTGCCTCGCTGGATGACGGAGAGGTGAAGAAGATCATGGAGGAGTGCAAGCGGCTGcagatggaggtgcagaggctacgggaagaaaacaaacagatcaGG GATGATGACGGGCTGCACAAGAGAAAGGTGACCTCACTGGGCacccctcactcttcttccaTGGCAACCTCGGCCATGAGGGACGAAGGCCTAAGCACCCGCGTCCTGGCGTTCTGCGTGCTCTTCTTTGTCTTTGGAGTCATCATTGGCAAGCTGGCcctgtag
- the LOC123974592 gene encoding vesicle-associated membrane protein-associated protein B/C-like isoform X2: MARPEQVLVLEPQHELKFRGPFTDVVTATLKLTNPTDRNVCFKVKTTAPRRYCVRPNSGIIDSGTSINVSVMLQPFDYDPNEKSKHKFMVQSMLAPYDMTDMEGVWKEAKPEELMDSKLRCAFEMPLENDKTTEHSALPKSASASLDDGEVKKIMEECKRLQMEVQRLREENKQIRDDDGLHKRKVTSLGTPHSSSMATSAMRDEGLSTRVLAFCVLFFVFGVIIGKLAL, from the exons ATGGCCAGACCAGAACAAGTCCTGGTGCTAGAGCCACAACACGAACTGAAATTCAGAG GCCCATTTACAGATGTCGTCACTGCCACTCTGAAACTCACCAACCCCACAGatagaaatgtgtgtttcaaAGTCAAGACAACCGCACCTCGCAGATACTGTGTGCGCCCAAACAGTGGCATCATTGACTCTGGCACCTCCATCAATGTCTCTG ttaTGCTACAGCCGTTTGACTACGACCCCAATGAAAAGAGTAAACACAAATTCATGGTGCAGTCCATGCTGGCCCCATACGATATGACTGACATGGAAGGAGTT TGGAAGGAGGCAAAACCTGAAGAGCTGATGGATTCAAAATTGAGATGTGCATTTGAGATGCCTCTAGAAAATGACAAAACT ACTGAGCACTCCGCGCTGCCCAAGTCAGCCAGTGCCTCGCTGGATGACGGAGAGGTGAAGAAGATCATGGAGGAGTGCAAGCGGCTGcagatggaggtgcagaggctacgggaagaaaacaaacagatcaGG GATGATGACGGGCTGCACAAGAGAAAGGTGACCTCACTGGGCacccctcactcttcttccaTGGCAACCTCGGCCATGAGGGACGAAGGCCTAAGCACCCGCGTCCTGGCGTTCTGCGTGCTCTTCTTTGTCTTTGGAGTCATCATTGGCAAGCTGGCcctgtag